The following are encoded in a window of Corvus moneduloides isolate bCorMon1 chromosome 26, bCorMon1.pri, whole genome shotgun sequence genomic DNA:
- the NBR1 gene encoding next to BRCA1 gene 1 protein isoform X3, whose protein sequence is MLCWTGRLAPLAAAPRERAMEPRVTLRVTCRGDTRSFVVSDPAHTTWADVEAMVKVSFDLDSIQIKYIDEDNDEVSVNSKEEYEEALKIAVKQGNQLQMNAYEKNSSRALQLHEKVVTEKLVLLKDEKKPLLHCSMLAQGLEEELKNDKELTIQQKLNQTRTESTNENPPEWFTSYLETFREQVVKETVERLEQKLYEKLVHCNQPPDFSESSITAAPPPLESPSGSSSQCDWLISCCNCQARIVGVRYQCSLCPAYNICEECEAGTYAHDPNHVLLKLRRPILCVADNYSLAELSPRLPATLEQVRLQKQMDKRFLKAEKQRLRAEKKQRKAEVRELKKQLKLHRKIHLWNSIHVLETNGSPTLKSESLQPNTFLSPNQPFQAIVPTLSAVFVDENLPDGTHLKPGTKFIKHWRMKNTGNVEWSSDTKLKLMWGNLTLASSEKKDVLVPSLPSGQVGTVSVEFVAPNIEGTYTSHWRLSHRGEQFGPRIWCSIVVDPSPAADYVESDWKDSDSCQKSRASRTKQEASLKTETGAQLTGGIAEQAEISLPTIPLKIKNLPSEREFYIPSVDLLTAQDLLSFELLDINIVQELERVPHNTPVDMTPCMSPLPRDSPLLEKPGLGQIEEENEGSGFKLVPGTAEACLSVDSSVVKVKAEHALNQEEGEEDMSGTQFVCETVIRSLTLDAAPDHKPPQKPPKILQNSLQTLQDTFSCNMVNEESPMINSNSTSKKEAKIHQSEPMTENSCGDLPLSESTIPCSGAGNCDDEEDDKDDVQSQCSSASSEDYIIILPECFDTSRPLGDSMYSSALSQPGLEKTGEPETVAENPEGGSQPQIHRVSDTLTASQTLAAVPLTPATVDTLPQTQRNLSSLQNPIFQEPNTPASENLSSAPHNQTQREEPSGEDSHGPGSSAFLTKFSEYPRYPQGSSIAGELVKGALSVAASAYKALFAGPPIIEQQPAATEEQTATLLSSLYEMGFCDRQLNLRLLKKHNNNMIEVVTELLQISNRDWCNRC, encoded by the exons ATGTTGTGCTGGACGGGACGGCTGGCGCCGCTggccgcggccccgcgggaGCGCGCCATGGAGCCGCGGGTGACCCTCCGCGTCACCTGCCGCGGCGACACCCGGAGCTTCGTTGTGTCCGACCCGGCGCACACGACGTGGGCCGATGTGGAGGCCATG GTTAAAGTTTCGTTTGACCTGGACAGCATTCAGATTAAATACATTGATGAGGATAATGATGAG GTCTCTGTGAACAGCAAAG agGAATATGAAGAAGCTCTGAAG ATTGCAGTTAAACAAGGAAATCAACTTCAGATGAATGCCTATGAAAAAAACTCTTCTCGTGCTTTGCAACTACATGAAAAAGTTGTGACAGAAAAGCTGGTGCTTCTTAAGGATGAGAAGAAACCACTTTTGCACTGTTCCATGCTAGCTCAGGGATTagaggaagaattaaaaaatgacaAGGAGCTTACCATTCAG caaaAGTTAAATCAGACTAGAACAGAAAGCACAAATGAAAATCCTCCAGAATGGTTTACGAGCTACTTAGAAACG tTCAGGGAACAAGTAGTTAAGGAGACTGttgagaggctggagcagaagCTGTATGAGAAGCTTGTTCATTGCAATCAGCCTCCAGATTTTTCTGAGAGCTCAATTACAGCAGCACCTCCACCTTTGGAGAGCCCGtcggggagcagcagccagtgTGACTGGCTGATCTCCTGCTGCAACTGCCAGGCTCGGATTGTTGGGGTTCGCTACCAGTGCAG ccTTTGTCCAGCCTACAATATCTGTGAAGAGTGTGAAGCAGGAACGTATGCACATGATCCCAACCACGTGTTGTTAAAGCTGCGCAGACCCATCCTCTGTGTCGCTGACAATTACAGCCTTGCAGAGCTCTCACCACGCCTGCCTGCTACTCTGGAGCAAGTCAG GCTCCAGAAACAGATGGACAAAAGATTTCTGAAGGCGGAGAAGCAGAGATTGcgagcagaaaagaaacaacgAAAAGCAGAGGTCCGAGAGCTCAAAAAACAGCTAAAATTGCACAGGAAAATTCATCTGTGGAACTCTATCCATGTATTGGAAACGAATGGCTCACCTACTCTGAAATCTGAGAGTCTCCAGCCTAATACCTTCCT GAGTCCTAATCAACCCTTCCAAGCAATTGTCCCAACATTAAGTGCAGTATTTGTGGATGAGAATTTGCCTGATGGTACTCACTTGAAACCAGGAACAAAGTTTATCAAACACTGGCGAATGAAAAATACTGGCAATGTGGAATGGAGCTCAGACACAAAG TTGAAACTTATGTGGGGAAATCTGACCTTGgcatcttctgagaaaaaagaTGTGTTAGTGCCATCCCTTCCATCTGGACAAGTAGGAACTGTTTCAGTTGAGTTTGTAGCTCCCAACATAGAAGGAACTTACACTTCTCACTGGAGACTGTCACACAGAGGGGAACAGTTCGGGCCAAGGATCTGGTGCAGTATTGTTGTGgatccctctccagctgctgacTATGTAGAAAGTGATTGGAAGGATTCTGACTCCTGTCAGAAGAGTAGAGCTTCCAGAACAAAACAG gagGCTTCTTTAAAGACAGAAACAGGTGCACAACTCACGGGTGGAATTGCAGAGCAGGCTGAAATATCTCTGCCAACTATTCCCTTAAAGATCAAAAATCTGCCAAGTGAGAGAGAATTTTATATCCCATCTGTCGATCTCCTCACTGCACAG GATTTGCTGTCCTTTGAGCTGTTGGACATTAATATTGTGCAGGAACTGGAGCGAGTGCCACACAATACTCCAGTTG ACATGACTCCATGCATGTCCCCTTTGCCACGTGACAGCCCCTTGCTGGAGAAACCTGGCTTAGGTCAGATAGAGGAGGAGAACGAGGGGAGTGGATTTAAACTAGTGCCTG GCACGGCAGAAGCCTGCCTTTCTGTGGACTCTTCTGTGGTGAAAGTGAAAGCTGAACATGCATTGAAccaggaggaaggggaagaggatATGAGTGGGACTCAGTTTGTCTGTGAAACTGTAATTCGATCTCTGACCCTGGATGCTGCACCTGACCACAAGCccccacaaaaaccccccaaaatcctccaga ACTCTTTACAAACACTACAAGACACCTTCAGTTGCAATATGGTAAACGAAGAATCTCCTATGATAAATAGTAATTCCACTTccaaaaaggaagcaaagattCATCAGTCAGAGCCAATGACAGAAAATTCCTGTG GGGACCTTCCACTGTCTGAGAGCACAATCCCCTGTAGTGGTGCTGGCAATTGTGATGATGAAGAAGATGATAAAGATGATGTTCAGAGTCAATGCTCCTCTGCTTCATCAGAGGATTATATCATTATTCTCCCTGAGTGCTTTGACACCAGTCGGCCTTTAGGCGACTCCATGTATAGTTCAGCTCTTTCTCAGCCTGGTTTAGAAAAGACTGGAGAACCTGAAACAGTAGCAGAGAACCCAGAAGGGGGAAGCCAGCCACAGATCCATAGGGTCAGTGATACTTTGACAGCTTCACAAACACTGGCTGCAGTACCATTAACCCCAGCAACTGTGGACACCTTACCCCAGACACAAAG GAATCTTTCATCTCTTCAGAATCCTATCTTCCAAGAACCAAACACACCAGCTTCAGAGAACCTCTCTTCTGCTCCTCATAATCAAACACAAAGAGAAG aacCCAGTGGTGAAGATAGTCATGGGCCAGGATCTTCTGCATTTCTCACTAAGTTCTCAGAATACCCGAG
- the NBR1 gene encoding next to BRCA1 gene 1 protein isoform X2, giving the protein MLCWTGRLAPLAAAPRERAMEPRVTLRVTCRGDTRSFVVSDPAHTTWADVEAMVKVSFDLDSIQIKYIDEDNDEVSVNSKEEYEEALKIAVKQGNQLQMNAYEKNSSRALQLHEKVVTEKLVLLKDEKKPLLHCSMLAQGLEEELKNDKELTIQQKLNQTRTESTNENPPEWFTSYLETFREQVVKETVERLEQKLYEKLVHCNQPPDFSESSITAAPPPLESPSGSSSQCDWLISCCNCQARIVGVRYQCSLCPAYNICEECEAGTYAHDPNHVLLKLRRPILCVADNYSLAELSPRLPATLEQVRLQKQMDKRFLKAEKQRLRAEKKQRKAEVRELKKQLKLHRKIHLWNSIHVLETNGSPTLKSESLQPNTFLSPNQPFQAIVPTLSAVFVDENLPDGTHLKPGTKFIKHWRMKNTGNVEWSSDTKLKLMWGNLTLASSEKKDVLVPSLPSGQVGTVSVEFVAPNIEGTYTSHWRLSHRGEQFGPRIWCSIVVDPSPAADYVESDWKDSDSCQKSRASRTKQEASLKTETGAQLTGGIAEQAEISLPTIPLKIKNLPSEREFYIPSVDLLTAQDLLSFELLDINIVQELERVPHNTPVDMTPCMSPLPRDSPLLEKPGLGQIEEENEGSGFKLVPGFPFQGTAEACLSVDSSVVKVKAEHALNQEEGEEDMSGTQFVCETVIRSLTLDAAPDHKPPQKPPKILQNSLQTLQDTFSCNMVNEESPMINSNSTSKKEAKIHQSEPMTENSCGDLPLSESTIPCSGAGNCDDEEDDKDDVQSQCSSASSEDYIIILPECFDTSRPLGDSMYSSALSQPGLEKTGEPETVAENPEGGSQPQIHRVSDTLTASQTLAAVPLTPATVDTLPQTQRNLSSLQNPIFQEPNTPASENLSSAPHNQTQREEPSGEDSHGPGSSAFLTKFSEYPRYPQGSSIAGELVKGALSVAASAYKALFAGPPIIEQPAATEEQTATLLSSLYEMGFCDRQLNLRLLKKHNNNMIEVVTELLQISNRDWCNRC; this is encoded by the exons ATGTTGTGCTGGACGGGACGGCTGGCGCCGCTggccgcggccccgcgggaGCGCGCCATGGAGCCGCGGGTGACCCTCCGCGTCACCTGCCGCGGCGACACCCGGAGCTTCGTTGTGTCCGACCCGGCGCACACGACGTGGGCCGATGTGGAGGCCATG GTTAAAGTTTCGTTTGACCTGGACAGCATTCAGATTAAATACATTGATGAGGATAATGATGAG GTCTCTGTGAACAGCAAAG agGAATATGAAGAAGCTCTGAAG ATTGCAGTTAAACAAGGAAATCAACTTCAGATGAATGCCTATGAAAAAAACTCTTCTCGTGCTTTGCAACTACATGAAAAAGTTGTGACAGAAAAGCTGGTGCTTCTTAAGGATGAGAAGAAACCACTTTTGCACTGTTCCATGCTAGCTCAGGGATTagaggaagaattaaaaaatgacaAGGAGCTTACCATTCAG caaaAGTTAAATCAGACTAGAACAGAAAGCACAAATGAAAATCCTCCAGAATGGTTTACGAGCTACTTAGAAACG tTCAGGGAACAAGTAGTTAAGGAGACTGttgagaggctggagcagaagCTGTATGAGAAGCTTGTTCATTGCAATCAGCCTCCAGATTTTTCTGAGAGCTCAATTACAGCAGCACCTCCACCTTTGGAGAGCCCGtcggggagcagcagccagtgTGACTGGCTGATCTCCTGCTGCAACTGCCAGGCTCGGATTGTTGGGGTTCGCTACCAGTGCAG ccTTTGTCCAGCCTACAATATCTGTGAAGAGTGTGAAGCAGGAACGTATGCACATGATCCCAACCACGTGTTGTTAAAGCTGCGCAGACCCATCCTCTGTGTCGCTGACAATTACAGCCTTGCAGAGCTCTCACCACGCCTGCCTGCTACTCTGGAGCAAGTCAG GCTCCAGAAACAGATGGACAAAAGATTTCTGAAGGCGGAGAAGCAGAGATTGcgagcagaaaagaaacaacgAAAAGCAGAGGTCCGAGAGCTCAAAAAACAGCTAAAATTGCACAGGAAAATTCATCTGTGGAACTCTATCCATGTATTGGAAACGAATGGCTCACCTACTCTGAAATCTGAGAGTCTCCAGCCTAATACCTTCCT GAGTCCTAATCAACCCTTCCAAGCAATTGTCCCAACATTAAGTGCAGTATTTGTGGATGAGAATTTGCCTGATGGTACTCACTTGAAACCAGGAACAAAGTTTATCAAACACTGGCGAATGAAAAATACTGGCAATGTGGAATGGAGCTCAGACACAAAG TTGAAACTTATGTGGGGAAATCTGACCTTGgcatcttctgagaaaaaagaTGTGTTAGTGCCATCCCTTCCATCTGGACAAGTAGGAACTGTTTCAGTTGAGTTTGTAGCTCCCAACATAGAAGGAACTTACACTTCTCACTGGAGACTGTCACACAGAGGGGAACAGTTCGGGCCAAGGATCTGGTGCAGTATTGTTGTGgatccctctccagctgctgacTATGTAGAAAGTGATTGGAAGGATTCTGACTCCTGTCAGAAGAGTAGAGCTTCCAGAACAAAACAG gagGCTTCTTTAAAGACAGAAACAGGTGCACAACTCACGGGTGGAATTGCAGAGCAGGCTGAAATATCTCTGCCAACTATTCCCTTAAAGATCAAAAATCTGCCAAGTGAGAGAGAATTTTATATCCCATCTGTCGATCTCCTCACTGCACAG GATTTGCTGTCCTTTGAGCTGTTGGACATTAATATTGTGCAGGAACTGGAGCGAGTGCCACACAATACTCCAGTTG ACATGACTCCATGCATGTCCCCTTTGCCACGTGACAGCCCCTTGCTGGAGAAACCTGGCTTAGGTCAGATAGAGGAGGAGAACGAGGGGAGTGGATTTAAACTAGTGCCTG GTTTCCCTTTCCAAGGCACGGCAGAAGCCTGCCTTTCTGTGGACTCTTCTGTGGTGAAAGTGAAAGCTGAACATGCATTGAAccaggaggaaggggaagaggatATGAGTGGGACTCAGTTTGTCTGTGAAACTGTAATTCGATCTCTGACCCTGGATGCTGCACCTGACCACAAGCccccacaaaaaccccccaaaatcctccaga ACTCTTTACAAACACTACAAGACACCTTCAGTTGCAATATGGTAAACGAAGAATCTCCTATGATAAATAGTAATTCCACTTccaaaaaggaagcaaagattCATCAGTCAGAGCCAATGACAGAAAATTCCTGTG GGGACCTTCCACTGTCTGAGAGCACAATCCCCTGTAGTGGTGCTGGCAATTGTGATGATGAAGAAGATGATAAAGATGATGTTCAGAGTCAATGCTCCTCTGCTTCATCAGAGGATTATATCATTATTCTCCCTGAGTGCTTTGACACCAGTCGGCCTTTAGGCGACTCCATGTATAGTTCAGCTCTTTCTCAGCCTGGTTTAGAAAAGACTGGAGAACCTGAAACAGTAGCAGAGAACCCAGAAGGGGGAAGCCAGCCACAGATCCATAGGGTCAGTGATACTTTGACAGCTTCACAAACACTGGCTGCAGTACCATTAACCCCAGCAACTGTGGACACCTTACCCCAGACACAAAG GAATCTTTCATCTCTTCAGAATCCTATCTTCCAAGAACCAAACACACCAGCTTCAGAGAACCTCTCTTCTGCTCCTCATAATCAAACACAAAGAGAAG aacCCAGTGGTGAAGATAGTCATGGGCCAGGATCTTCTGCATTTCTCACTAAGTTCTCAGAATACCCGAG
- the NBR1 gene encoding next to BRCA1 gene 1 protein isoform X6, translated as MLCWTGRLAPLAAAPRERAMEPRVTLRVTCRGDTRSFVVSDPAHTTWADVEAMVKVSFDLDSIQIKYIDEDNDEVSVNSKEEYEEALKIAVKQGNQLQMNAYEKNSSRALQLHEKVVTEKLVLLKDEKKPLLHCSMLAQGLEEELKNDKELTIQQKLNQTRTESTNENPPEWFTSYLETFREQVVKETVERLEQKLYEKLVHCNQPPDFSESSITAAPPPLESPSGSSSQCDWLISCCNCQARIVGVRYQCSLCPAYNICEECEAGTYAHDPNHVLLKLRRPILCVADNYSLAELSPRLPATLEQVRLQKQMDKRFLKAEKQRLRAEKKQRKAEVRELKKQLKLHRKIHLWNSIHVLETNGSPTLKSESLQPNTFLSPNQPFQAIVPTLSAVFVDENLPDGTHLKPGTKFIKHWRMKNTGNVEWSSDTKLKLMWGNLTLASSEKKDVLVPSLPSGQVGTVSVEFVAPNIEGTYTSHWRLSHRGEQFGPRIWCSIVVDPSPAADYVESDWKDSDSCQKSRASRTKQEASLKTETGAQLTGGIAEQAEISLPTIPLKIKNLPSEREFYIPSVDLLTAQDLLSFELLDINIVQELERVPHNTPVDMTPCMSPLPRDSPLLEKPGLGQIEEENEGSGFKLVPGFPFQGTAEACLSVDSSVVKVKAEHALNQEEGEEDMSGTQFVCETVIRSLTLDAAPDHKPPQKPPKILQRDLPLSESTIPCSGAGNCDDEEDDKDDVQSQCSSASSEDYIIILPECFDTSRPLGDSMYSSALSQPGLEKTGEPETVAENPEGGSQPQIHRVSDTLTASQTLAAVPLTPATVDTLPQTQRNLSSLQNPIFQEPNTPASENLSSAPHNQTQREEPSGEDSHGPGSSAFLTKFSEYPRYPQGSSIAGELVKGALSVAASAYKALFAGPPIIEQPAATEEQTATLLSSLYEMGFCDRQLNLRLLKKHNNNMIEVVTELLQISNRDWCNRC; from the exons ATGTTGTGCTGGACGGGACGGCTGGCGCCGCTggccgcggccccgcgggaGCGCGCCATGGAGCCGCGGGTGACCCTCCGCGTCACCTGCCGCGGCGACACCCGGAGCTTCGTTGTGTCCGACCCGGCGCACACGACGTGGGCCGATGTGGAGGCCATG GTTAAAGTTTCGTTTGACCTGGACAGCATTCAGATTAAATACATTGATGAGGATAATGATGAG GTCTCTGTGAACAGCAAAG agGAATATGAAGAAGCTCTGAAG ATTGCAGTTAAACAAGGAAATCAACTTCAGATGAATGCCTATGAAAAAAACTCTTCTCGTGCTTTGCAACTACATGAAAAAGTTGTGACAGAAAAGCTGGTGCTTCTTAAGGATGAGAAGAAACCACTTTTGCACTGTTCCATGCTAGCTCAGGGATTagaggaagaattaaaaaatgacaAGGAGCTTACCATTCAG caaaAGTTAAATCAGACTAGAACAGAAAGCACAAATGAAAATCCTCCAGAATGGTTTACGAGCTACTTAGAAACG tTCAGGGAACAAGTAGTTAAGGAGACTGttgagaggctggagcagaagCTGTATGAGAAGCTTGTTCATTGCAATCAGCCTCCAGATTTTTCTGAGAGCTCAATTACAGCAGCACCTCCACCTTTGGAGAGCCCGtcggggagcagcagccagtgTGACTGGCTGATCTCCTGCTGCAACTGCCAGGCTCGGATTGTTGGGGTTCGCTACCAGTGCAG ccTTTGTCCAGCCTACAATATCTGTGAAGAGTGTGAAGCAGGAACGTATGCACATGATCCCAACCACGTGTTGTTAAAGCTGCGCAGACCCATCCTCTGTGTCGCTGACAATTACAGCCTTGCAGAGCTCTCACCACGCCTGCCTGCTACTCTGGAGCAAGTCAG GCTCCAGAAACAGATGGACAAAAGATTTCTGAAGGCGGAGAAGCAGAGATTGcgagcagaaaagaaacaacgAAAAGCAGAGGTCCGAGAGCTCAAAAAACAGCTAAAATTGCACAGGAAAATTCATCTGTGGAACTCTATCCATGTATTGGAAACGAATGGCTCACCTACTCTGAAATCTGAGAGTCTCCAGCCTAATACCTTCCT GAGTCCTAATCAACCCTTCCAAGCAATTGTCCCAACATTAAGTGCAGTATTTGTGGATGAGAATTTGCCTGATGGTACTCACTTGAAACCAGGAACAAAGTTTATCAAACACTGGCGAATGAAAAATACTGGCAATGTGGAATGGAGCTCAGACACAAAG TTGAAACTTATGTGGGGAAATCTGACCTTGgcatcttctgagaaaaaagaTGTGTTAGTGCCATCCCTTCCATCTGGACAAGTAGGAACTGTTTCAGTTGAGTTTGTAGCTCCCAACATAGAAGGAACTTACACTTCTCACTGGAGACTGTCACACAGAGGGGAACAGTTCGGGCCAAGGATCTGGTGCAGTATTGTTGTGgatccctctccagctgctgacTATGTAGAAAGTGATTGGAAGGATTCTGACTCCTGTCAGAAGAGTAGAGCTTCCAGAACAAAACAG gagGCTTCTTTAAAGACAGAAACAGGTGCACAACTCACGGGTGGAATTGCAGAGCAGGCTGAAATATCTCTGCCAACTATTCCCTTAAAGATCAAAAATCTGCCAAGTGAGAGAGAATTTTATATCCCATCTGTCGATCTCCTCACTGCACAG GATTTGCTGTCCTTTGAGCTGTTGGACATTAATATTGTGCAGGAACTGGAGCGAGTGCCACACAATACTCCAGTTG ACATGACTCCATGCATGTCCCCTTTGCCACGTGACAGCCCCTTGCTGGAGAAACCTGGCTTAGGTCAGATAGAGGAGGAGAACGAGGGGAGTGGATTTAAACTAGTGCCTG GTTTCCCTTTCCAAGGCACGGCAGAAGCCTGCCTTTCTGTGGACTCTTCTGTGGTGAAAGTGAAAGCTGAACATGCATTGAAccaggaggaaggggaagaggatATGAGTGGGACTCAGTTTGTCTGTGAAACTGTAATTCGATCTCTGACCCTGGATGCTGCACCTGACCACAAGCccccacaaaaaccccccaaaatcctccaga GGGACCTTCCACTGTCTGAGAGCACAATCCCCTGTAGTGGTGCTGGCAATTGTGATGATGAAGAAGATGATAAAGATGATGTTCAGAGTCAATGCTCCTCTGCTTCATCAGAGGATTATATCATTATTCTCCCTGAGTGCTTTGACACCAGTCGGCCTTTAGGCGACTCCATGTATAGTTCAGCTCTTTCTCAGCCTGGTTTAGAAAAGACTGGAGAACCTGAAACAGTAGCAGAGAACCCAGAAGGGGGAAGCCAGCCACAGATCCATAGGGTCAGTGATACTTTGACAGCTTCACAAACACTGGCTGCAGTACCATTAACCCCAGCAACTGTGGACACCTTACCCCAGACACAAAG GAATCTTTCATCTCTTCAGAATCCTATCTTCCAAGAACCAAACACACCAGCTTCAGAGAACCTCTCTTCTGCTCCTCATAATCAAACACAAAGAGAAG aacCCAGTGGTGAAGATAGTCATGGGCCAGGATCTTCTGCATTTCTCACTAAGTTCTCAGAATACCCGAG